The following coding sequences lie in one Pseudomonas monsensis genomic window:
- a CDS encoding AraC family transcriptional regulator: MKEPTSLASWTRALRKQLDALGLDSIALCQQAGLDPQLMDDPNARYPLSGTTRLWELAVQASGDPAIGLRVSRFVSPTTFHALGYALVASGSLREVFERIVRYHPVVSDALELELSRSDERYLFRLKIPSGNPAPAFEAIDAFAAIYVRTCRNRLGRDYAPLAVYLRRPEPVDAHQWHKVFRAPVHFSCAEDRLEFALADFDSHLDDANPELAEHNEAVLERTLAQLKPLTWERKVRDAIEEQLPEGEPGAERIAQALHLSLRSLQRHLADEGCRFDTLLNESRENLALLHLRDPQCSLSEVSYLLGFADTSSFSRAFKRWTGMTPGQFRDQLR, encoded by the coding sequence ATGAAGGAACCGACCTCCCTCGCCAGTTGGACCCGTGCCTTGCGCAAGCAACTCGATGCGCTGGGCCTGGACAGCATTGCCCTGTGCCAGCAAGCCGGCCTCGATCCGCAGCTGATGGACGACCCGAATGCGCGCTATCCGCTGTCCGGCACCACGCGCCTGTGGGAACTGGCGGTGCAGGCCAGCGGCGATCCAGCGATCGGTCTGCGGGTGTCGCGCTTCGTCAGCCCGACCACCTTTCATGCGCTCGGTTATGCGCTGGTGGCCAGCGGCAGCCTGCGCGAGGTGTTCGAGCGCATCGTGCGTTATCACCCGGTGGTCAGCGATGCGCTGGAGCTGGAACTGAGCCGCAGCGACGAGCGTTATCTGTTCCGTCTGAAGATTCCGTCAGGCAATCCGGCGCCGGCCTTCGAAGCCATTGATGCGTTTGCCGCGATTTACGTGCGCACCTGCCGCAATCGCCTGGGCCGCGACTACGCACCGCTTGCGGTGTATCTGCGCCGTCCGGAACCGGTCGACGCGCACCAGTGGCACAAGGTGTTCCGCGCCCCGGTGCACTTCTCCTGCGCCGAGGATCGCCTGGAGTTCGCCCTCGCCGACTTCGACAGCCACCTCGACGATGCCAACCCGGAACTGGCCGAACACAACGAAGCGGTACTCGAGCGCACCCTGGCCCAGCTCAAGCCGCTGACCTGGGAGCGCAAGGTGCGCGACGCCATCGAAGAACAACTGCCCGAAGGCGAACCCGGCGCCGAACGCATCGCCCAGGCCTTGCACCTGAGCCTGCGCAGCCTGCAACGGCATCTGGCGGATGAAGGCTGTCGCTTCGACACGCTGCTTAACGAGAGCCGCGAGAATCTCGCGCTGCTGCACCTGCGCGATCCACAGTGTTCGTTGAGTGAAGTGAGTTATCTGTTGGGGTTTGCCGACACCAGCAGTTTCAGCCGGGCGTTCAAGCGCTGGACGGGGATGACGCCGGGGCAGTTTCGTGATCAGTTGCGCTGA
- a CDS encoding fatty acid desaturase, whose translation MDRTSASPQRHNAAQRSAHIREVVLAKGVELRERYPILRHQDALGAGILAFALAGMIGSAALYITGHMAWWVCLLLNAFLASLTHELEHDLIHSMYFRKQRVPHNLMMGLVWLARPSTINPWIRRHLHLNHHKVSGTEADMEERAITNGEQWGFARLLMVGDNVMSAFIRMLRAKTRAHKISIIKRSLKVYAPLALVHWGAWYVFLGFHAANGLAYLMGAPIEWSATTLSVMQVIDIAAVVIIGPNVLRTFCLHFISSNMHYYGDVEPGNVLQQCQVLNPWWLWPLQAFCFNFGSSHGIHHFVVKEPFYIRQMTVPVAHKVMREMGVRFNDFGTFGRANRFVRRDEIAVSGEAVEA comes from the coding sequence ATGGACCGTACTTCTGCAAGTCCCCAGCGACACAATGCTGCCCAGCGATCAGCGCATATTCGCGAAGTGGTGCTGGCCAAAGGCGTCGAACTGCGTGAGCGCTACCCGATTCTCCGGCATCAGGACGCCCTCGGCGCTGGCATTCTGGCCTTTGCTCTGGCGGGGATGATCGGCTCAGCGGCGCTGTACATCACGGGTCACATGGCGTGGTGGGTGTGCCTGCTGCTCAACGCGTTTTTGGCGTCCTTGACCCATGAACTGGAACACGACCTGATCCACAGCATGTACTTTCGCAAGCAGCGCGTGCCGCACAACCTGATGATGGGCCTGGTGTGGCTGGCGCGGCCGAGCACCATCAACCCGTGGATTCGCCGTCATCTGCACCTCAACCATCACAAGGTGTCCGGCACCGAAGCCGACATGGAAGAACGCGCGATCACCAACGGCGAACAGTGGGGTTTCGCGCGGCTGCTGATGGTCGGCGACAACGTAATGTCGGCGTTCATTCGTATGCTGCGGGCGAAAACCCGGGCGCACAAAATCAGCATCATCAAACGCTCGTTGAAGGTCTACGCGCCGCTGGCGCTGGTGCATTGGGGCGCGTGGTACGTGTTTCTCGGCTTCCACGCGGCGAATGGCCTCGCCTACCTCATGGGGGCGCCGATCGAGTGGTCGGCGACCACGCTGTCGGTGATGCAGGTGATCGACATCGCGGCCGTGGTGATCATCGGCCCGAACGTGCTGCGCACGTTTTGCCTGCACTTCATCAGTTCGAACATGCATTACTACGGTGATGTCGAGCCGGGCAATGTGCTGCAGCAATGCCAGGTGTTGAACCCGTGGTGGCTGTGGCCGTTGCAGGCGTTCTGCTTCAACTTCGGCAGCAGTCACGGGATCCACCATTTTGTGGTGAAAGAGCCGTTCTACATTCGCCAGATGACCGTGCCGGTGGCGCACAAAGTGATGCGCGAGATGGGGGTGCGGTTCAATGATTTCGGCACGTTCGGGCGGGCGAACCGGTTTGTTCGTCGGGATGAAATCGCGGTGTCTGGGGAGGCGGTGGAGGCCTGA
- a CDS encoding arylsulfatase, with translation MPQRPNFLVILADDLGFSDLGAFGGEIATPNLDALANNGLRLTDFHTAPTCSPTRSMLLTGTDHHIAGIGTMAETLTPELIGKPGYEGYLNDRVVALPELLREAGYQTLMSGKWHLGLKAEQAPQARGFERSFSLLPGAANHYGFEPTYDEHTPGLLKSTPALYIEDDTFLDELPKDFYSSDAFGDKLLQYLKERDQSRPFFAYLPFSAPHWPLQAPADIVEKYRGRYDAGPEVLRLERLEKLKALGLIEPDVEPHPLIQLSTQWDALSDEQRQISARAMEVYAAMVERMDWNIGRVVDYLRQQGQLDNTFILFMSDNGAEGALLEAFPKFGPELMTYLNQHYDNSLDNIGRANSYVWYGPNWAQVATAPSRLFKAFTTEGGIRVPALLHYPQLPIKGQISHGFGTVMDITPTILDLAGVRHPGKQWHGKPVAPLRGKSWLGFLSGETAQVHDEHTVTGWELFGRRAIRQGSWKAVWIPGPVGPATWQLYDLASDPGEIHDLALSQPDKLSALIGHWQQYVEETGVILSASPFQPD, from the coding sequence ATGCCGCAACGCCCCAACTTTCTGGTGATCCTGGCCGACGATCTCGGCTTCTCCGACCTCGGCGCCTTCGGTGGCGAAATCGCCACGCCGAACCTCGATGCCCTGGCCAACAACGGCCTGCGTCTGACCGACTTCCACACCGCACCGACCTGCTCGCCAACCCGTTCGATGCTGTTGACCGGCACCGACCACCACATCGCCGGCATCGGCACCATGGCCGAGACCCTGACCCCGGAGCTGATCGGCAAACCGGGTTACGAGGGCTACTTGAATGACCGCGTCGTCGCACTGCCCGAGTTGCTGCGCGAGGCCGGTTACCAGACGTTGATGAGCGGTAAATGGCACCTGGGCCTGAAGGCTGAGCAAGCACCGCAGGCACGGGGTTTCGAGCGGTCGTTCTCGCTGTTGCCGGGAGCGGCCAACCACTATGGTTTCGAGCCGACTTACGACGAGCACACCCCGGGCCTGCTGAAGTCGACCCCGGCGCTGTACATCGAGGACGACACCTTCCTCGACGAATTGCCCAAGGATTTCTATTCGTCCGATGCCTTCGGCGACAAGCTGCTGCAGTACCTCAAGGAGCGCGATCAGAGCCGGCCGTTCTTCGCTTATCTACCGTTTTCCGCGCCGCACTGGCCGTTGCAGGCGCCGGCTGACATCGTCGAAAAATATCGTGGCCGTTACGACGCCGGTCCCGAGGTGCTGCGTCTGGAACGCCTGGAAAAACTCAAGGCACTGGGCCTGATCGAACCCGACGTTGAACCACACCCGCTGATCCAGCTGAGCACGCAGTGGGATGCACTGAGCGATGAGCAACGACAGATTTCCGCACGGGCAATGGAGGTCTATGCGGCAATGGTCGAGCGCATGGACTGGAACATCGGCCGGGTGGTCGATTACCTGCGCCAGCAGGGGCAACTCGACAATACCTTCATCCTGTTCATGTCCGACAACGGTGCCGAAGGGGCGCTGCTGGAGGCCTTCCCCAAGTTCGGCCCGGAGTTGATGACCTATCTGAACCAGCACTACGACAACAGCCTCGACAATATTGGCCGGGCCAATTCCTACGTCTGGTACGGGCCGAACTGGGCGCAGGTGGCGACGGCGCCGTCGCGACTGTTCAAGGCCTTTACCACCGAGGGCGGGATTCGTGTGCCGGCGCTGCTGCACTACCCGCAACTGCCGATCAAAGGGCAGATCAGCCATGGCTTTGGCACGGTGATGGACATCACCCCGACCATTCTCGATCTGGCTGGCGTACGTCATCCGGGCAAGCAATGGCACGGCAAACCGGTGGCGCCGTTGCGGGGTAAATCGTGGCTGGGCTTTTTGTCCGGCGAGACGGCGCAGGTGCATGACGAACATACCGTCACCGGTTGGGAATTGTTCGGGCGGCGGGCGATTCGCCAGGGGTCGTGGAAAGCAGTGTGGATCCCCGGTCCGGTGGGGCCGGCCACCTGGCAGTTGTATGATCTGGCCAGTGATCCGGGAGAGATTCATGATCTGGCGTTGAGTCAGCCGGACAAGCTCAGCGCGTTGATCGGGCATTGGCAGCAGTATGTGGAGGAGACCGGAGTAATCTTGAGTGCTTCGCCGTTTCAGCCAGATTGA
- a CDS encoding ABC transporter ATP-binding protein, which yields MNAPIVSFTHVGKSFDVDGFELEAIREFNLDIAEGEFVAIVGSSGCGKSTLLRLLVGLDTQFRGQITVDGKAVSGIGGERGIVFQEHRLFPWLTVADNIALGLVNEPLSAAEKQQRINDFIELVGLRDFTRAYPHQLSGGMAQRVAIARGLVASPRILLLDEPFGALDALTRQQMQDELLAIRDRAKITTILVTHDVEEAIFLADRVVVMEPRPGRIKQVVDIALPHPRQRSSFDFHQLREELLHELTSDDHYQPSLPVQIRDLPLSFIAC from the coding sequence ATGAACGCACCGATTGTCAGCTTCACCCACGTAGGCAAATCCTTCGACGTCGACGGTTTCGAACTGGAGGCGATTCGTGAATTCAACCTGGACATCGCCGAGGGCGAGTTTGTCGCCATCGTCGGTTCCAGCGGCTGCGGCAAATCCACCTTGCTGCGCTTGCTGGTCGGCCTCGACACGCAATTTCGCGGGCAGATTACGGTGGATGGCAAAGCCGTCAGCGGCATCGGCGGCGAACGCGGCATCGTCTTTCAGGAGCACCGTTTGTTTCCGTGGCTGACGGTGGCCGACAACATCGCACTCGGCCTGGTCAACGAACCCTTGAGCGCCGCCGAAAAGCAGCAGCGCATCAACGATTTCATCGAGCTGGTCGGCCTGCGCGACTTTACTCGCGCCTATCCGCACCAGCTCTCCGGCGGCATGGCCCAGCGCGTGGCGATTGCTCGCGGGTTGGTTGCCAGCCCACGGATTCTGCTGCTCGACGAGCCTTTCGGCGCCCTCGATGCACTGACTCGCCAACAGATGCAGGACGAGCTGCTGGCGATTCGTGACCGGGCGAAAATCACCACGATTCTGGTCACCCACGACGTCGAGGAAGCGATCTTTCTCGCCGACCGCGTGGTGGTGATGGAACCGCGCCCGGGACGGATCAAGCAAGTGGTCGACATTGCCCTGCCGCATCCGCGCCAGCGCAGCAGTTTCGACTTCCATCAGTTGCGTGAAGAGCTGCTGCACGAACTGACCAGTGACGACCATTACCAACCGAGCCTGCCGGTGCAGATCCGCGATCTGCCGCTGTCGTTCATTGCCTGCTGA